A genomic window from Cryobacterium sp. SO2 includes:
- the purB gene encoding adenylosuccinate lyase: MSPLPPQVLSPLDGRYQAAVTELGEHLSEAGLNRARVKVEVEWLITLTDRSLFGSAPLSADQKSGLRALVTDFGQAEIDELAALEAVTRHDVKAVEYLVRRRLVPLGLESISELTHFAATSEDINNLAYALTVSEAVREVWLPKLRTLVGALRALSTDYRADAMLARTHGQPATPTTMGKELAVFVYRLERIQKQIEANEYLGKFSGATGTFAAHVAADPTVDWPAVSREFVEGLGLGWNPLTTQIESHDWQAELYGKVSHANRVLHNLATDIWTYISIGYFRQVPQAGATGSSTMPHKINPIRFENAEANLELSSALLDSLAATLVTSRLQRDLTDSTTQRNIGVGFGHSLLALDNLVRGLGEIDLDRELLAHDLDTNWEILGEAIQTVIRAEVSAGRSTIADPYALLKELTRGKRINRADLVAFVQDLEIGDAAKARLLELTPGGYVGLADPLVDYLG; this comes from the coding sequence ATGAGTCCTCTACCCCCGCAGGTCCTCAGTCCACTCGACGGCCGCTACCAGGCCGCCGTCACCGAACTGGGCGAGCACCTGTCAGAGGCCGGACTCAACCGGGCACGGGTCAAGGTCGAGGTGGAGTGGTTGATCACCCTCACCGACCGCAGCCTGTTCGGATCCGCCCCGCTCAGCGCCGACCAGAAGAGTGGCCTCAGGGCCCTGGTCACCGATTTCGGCCAGGCCGAGATCGACGAACTGGCCGCCCTGGAGGCCGTCACCCGGCACGACGTGAAGGCCGTGGAGTACCTCGTGCGCCGCCGTCTCGTGCCGCTCGGACTGGAGTCGATCAGCGAGCTCACCCACTTCGCCGCCACCAGCGAGGACATCAACAATCTCGCCTACGCGCTCACGGTCTCCGAGGCCGTCCGCGAGGTCTGGCTGCCCAAGCTGCGCACCCTCGTCGGTGCCCTCCGCGCACTGTCCACCGACTACCGGGCCGATGCCATGCTGGCCCGCACGCACGGCCAGCCTGCCACGCCCACCACCATGGGCAAGGAGCTGGCGGTGTTCGTCTACAGGCTGGAGCGCATCCAGAAGCAGATCGAGGCCAACGAGTACCTCGGCAAGTTCAGCGGTGCCACCGGCACTTTCGCCGCGCACGTCGCCGCGGACCCGACCGTGGACTGGCCCGCGGTGTCCCGCGAGTTCGTGGAGGGACTCGGCCTGGGCTGGAACCCGCTGACCACCCAGATCGAGTCGCACGACTGGCAGGCCGAGCTGTACGGCAAGGTGTCGCACGCCAACCGAGTGCTGCACAACCTCGCTACCGACATCTGGACCTACATCTCCATCGGCTACTTCCGCCAGGTGCCCCAGGCCGGGGCCACCGGGTCGTCGACCATGCCGCACAAGATCAACCCGATCCGGTTCGAGAACGCCGAGGCCAACCTGGAGCTCTCCAGCGCCCTGCTGGATTCGCTGGCGGCCACCCTCGTCACCTCCCGGCTGCAGCGGGACCTCACCGACTCCACCACCCAGCGCAACATCGGCGTCGGCTTCGGCCACTCGCTGCTCGCGCTGGACAACCTGGTGCGGGGCCTGGGCGAAATCGACCTGGATCGCGAGCTGCTCGCGCACGACCTGGACACCAACTGGGAGATCCTCGGCGAGGCCATCCAGACCGTCATCCGCGCTGAGGTCAGCGCCGGCCGCTCCACCATCGCCGACCCGTACGCGCTGCTGAAGGAGCTCACCCGCGGCAAGCGCATCAACCGCGCCGATCTGGTGGCCTTCGTGCAGGACCTGGAGATCGGCGACGCCGCCAAGGCGCGCCTGCTCGAGCTGACGCCGGGCGGCTACGTCGGCCTGGCCGACCCGCTGGTGGACTACCTGGGCTGA
- the hrpB gene encoding ATP-dependent helicase HrpB → MTRLSFDPSRLGRGLAFASAIGDLSAALDRSRSVVVSAPPGTGKTTLVPPILADRVPGRVIVTQPRRVAARAAARRLAQLDGSPLGSRVGYTVRGERQVSPSTLIEFVTAGVLLRRLLDDPGLDGVGAVIIDEVHERALETDLLIGLLGEVRELRDDLVLIAMSATLDAERFATILGTDTCPAPIVTQSAPAHPLEVRWVPCPTPRLDERGVTWAFLDHVASTAVAAHRTLVRTDPAADALVFAPGAREVSEIAGRIRGLAAEFDVRELHGQIPAAEQDTVISGRSPDAAARIIVTTSLAESSLTVPGVRLVVDTCLSRAPQRDAARGMSGLVTGPTPKASAIQRSGRATRQGPGVVVRCVDERTFATAPSHAAPEIQAADLTDAALLLACWGAPGGVGLRLVDPLPSGSLGDALAALRGLGAIDADGRATDEGRALARIPTAPRLARALRTGSDLVGGRTAAEVIALLAGDLRVHDGDAQATLNALRTGRSPDARRWEQEVRRLERFAGAINTARGGADQTGLIIALAFPTWIARRVDQSPNGATFLLASGTRAGITGPLASADWLAVADVTRAQGRAAAGTGALIRSAAVISENQAEQVAPHLCTDRVEARFVDGRVVARRERRIGAIIRSSVPVRVPADDGGRDAVRRAVTAHGLGVFIWSDAADALRRRLALLHRELGSPWPDVSDTVLLATLDSWLGPELSDLAAGTPAGRIDLAPALRRTLPWPAAVDLDALVPERLQVPSGSHVRLSYPPADDSSARPVVAVKLQECFGWAETPRIVGGRVPVLFHLLSPAGHPLAVTDDLASFWAGPYSQVRAEMRGRYQKHPWPEDPWSAVPTRHTTRRAALG, encoded by the coding sequence GTGACCCGTCTTTCGTTCGATCCGTCCAGACTCGGTCGCGGGCTCGCATTCGCCTCGGCGATCGGTGATCTGAGTGCTGCGCTTGATCGGAGCCGCTCCGTGGTCGTCAGCGCGCCGCCGGGCACGGGAAAGACCACACTCGTGCCGCCCATCCTCGCCGATCGGGTTCCGGGTCGTGTGATCGTCACTCAGCCACGCCGGGTCGCTGCCCGCGCTGCCGCCCGACGACTCGCGCAGTTGGACGGATCCCCTCTCGGCTCCCGCGTCGGATACACCGTCCGTGGCGAACGCCAGGTGAGTCCATCCACCCTGATCGAGTTCGTCACCGCCGGCGTGCTTCTGCGCCGCCTGCTTGATGACCCTGGTCTCGACGGGGTCGGCGCGGTCATCATCGACGAGGTGCACGAACGTGCTCTGGAGACGGATTTGCTGATCGGGCTGCTCGGCGAGGTCCGCGAGCTGCGCGACGACCTCGTCCTCATCGCGATGTCCGCGACCCTCGACGCCGAGAGGTTCGCCACAATTCTCGGTACGGATACGTGCCCGGCCCCGATCGTGACCCAGAGCGCACCGGCCCATCCGCTCGAGGTGCGCTGGGTGCCCTGTCCCACACCTCGACTGGATGAGCGGGGGGTCACCTGGGCTTTCCTCGACCACGTCGCGAGCACCGCGGTTGCCGCACACCGCACCCTCGTGCGCACCGATCCGGCCGCCGATGCTCTTGTCTTCGCGCCGGGTGCGCGTGAGGTCTCCGAGATCGCCGGACGCATCCGTGGTCTCGCCGCCGAGTTCGACGTGCGGGAACTGCACGGCCAGATCCCCGCCGCAGAGCAGGATACGGTGATCAGTGGGCGGAGCCCCGATGCTGCGGCACGGATCATCGTCACGACGTCACTGGCCGAATCCTCTCTGACCGTGCCCGGCGTACGCCTGGTCGTCGACACCTGCCTGTCTCGTGCTCCGCAGCGGGATGCTGCGCGCGGCATGAGCGGTCTCGTCACCGGCCCGACGCCCAAGGCCTCCGCCATCCAGCGCTCGGGGCGCGCCACCCGGCAGGGGCCGGGCGTCGTGGTCCGCTGCGTCGACGAGCGCACCTTCGCCACGGCGCCGTCGCACGCTGCCCCCGAGATCCAGGCGGCAGATCTCACCGATGCAGCCCTGCTCCTCGCATGCTGGGGCGCCCCAGGCGGCGTGGGCCTGCGGCTGGTCGATCCGCTCCCGTCTGGCAGCCTGGGCGACGCCCTCGCCGCGTTGCGTGGGCTCGGCGCGATCGATGCCGATGGCCGCGCCACCGACGAAGGGCGAGCCCTCGCCCGCATCCCGACAGCTCCGCGCCTCGCCCGTGCACTGCGCACCGGGAGTGATCTGGTCGGCGGGCGCACAGCAGCCGAAGTCATCGCGCTGCTCGCAGGTGACCTCCGCGTTCACGACGGAGACGCCCAGGCCACTCTCAACGCGCTGCGCACTGGACGAAGCCCGGATGCCCGCCGATGGGAGCAGGAGGTCCGCCGTCTCGAGCGCTTCGCCGGGGCGATTAACACGGCGCGAGGAGGCGCTGATCAGACCGGACTGATCATCGCGCTCGCCTTTCCCACGTGGATCGCCCGCCGCGTCGATCAATCGCCGAATGGCGCAACCTTCCTCCTAGCCTCCGGCACCCGTGCCGGGATCACCGGTCCGCTCGCGAGTGCCGACTGGTTGGCGGTGGCCGACGTGACTCGCGCACAGGGTCGAGCGGCCGCGGGAACCGGAGCACTCATCCGCTCTGCCGCCGTCATCTCCGAGAACCAGGCGGAGCAGGTGGCGCCCCATCTCTGCACAGACCGGGTCGAAGCACGGTTCGTGGACGGGCGCGTTGTCGCGCGTCGTGAACGTCGGATTGGCGCGATCATTCGCTCGTCCGTGCCGGTGCGCGTACCGGCGGACGATGGCGGACGGGATGCCGTGCGCCGCGCCGTCACAGCGCACGGCCTCGGAGTGTTCATCTGGTCAGACGCCGCGGACGCTCTGCGGCGTCGCCTCGCGTTGCTGCATCGCGAGCTCGGATCGCCCTGGCCGGATGTCTCAGACACCGTTCTGCTCGCTACGCTCGATTCCTGGCTCGGCCCCGAGCTGTCAGACCTGGCCGCCGGCACTCCGGCCGGGCGCATCGACCTTGCCCCTGCGCTCCGCCGTACCCTGCCGTGGCCGGCCGCGGTCGACCTCGATGCTCTGGTTCCGGAACGTCTCCAGGTTCCCAGCGGTTCGCATGTCCGTCTCAGCTACCCACCCGCCGATGATTCGTCGGCTCGTCCCGTTGTGGCTGTGAAACTCCAGGAATGCTTCGGATGGGCAGAGACCCCACGAATCGTCGGAGGACGAGTGCCGGTGTTGTTCCACTTGCTTTCCCCCGCCGGGCATCCCCTTGCCGTGACCGACGACCTCGCATCCTTCTGGGCAGGTCCGTACTCGC
- a CDS encoding low molecular weight protein-tyrosine-phosphatase — MNFAALSPDESTPFRIIFVCTGNICRSPMAEVMLRDLVTRSGLGRLITTSSAGTGDWHVGEQADTRTIAALAKRGYDGSHHRARQFDAAWFDDLDLVVVLDRSQERILRNWAPTERDRNKVRLLLSFDRDQAILRDVPDPYYSDDALFDSVLGMIERANFALFAQLAPAIRQGVR; from the coding sequence ATGAATTTCGCGGCGCTCAGTCCAGATGAGTCGACGCCATTTCGGATCATTTTCGTCTGCACCGGCAACATCTGCCGGTCGCCCATGGCCGAGGTGATGTTGCGCGACCTCGTCACGCGCTCCGGACTGGGCCGGCTGATCACCACGAGCTCCGCGGGCACCGGCGACTGGCACGTCGGCGAACAGGCCGACACCCGCACGATCGCCGCCCTGGCCAAGCGCGGCTACGACGGCAGCCACCACCGGGCCAGGCAATTCGATGCCGCCTGGTTCGACGACCTCGACCTCGTGGTGGTGCTCGACCGCTCGCAGGAACGCATCCTGCGCAACTGGGCGCCCACCGAACGCGACCGCAACAAGGTGCGCCTGCTGCTCAGCTTCGACAGGGACCAGGCCATCCTGCGGGACGTGCCGGACCCCTACTATTCCGACGATGCGCTGTTTGACTCGGTTTTAGGCATGATTGAGAGAGCCAATTTTGCGCTCTTCGCGCAACTCGCACCCGCAATCAGACAGGGAGTCCGATGA
- a CDS encoding Re/Si-specific NAD(P)(+) transhydrogenase subunit alpha — protein MKVGIGRERRDGEKRVAATPETVTQLTGLGVDVTVEAGAGLASGYSDAAYDKAGAHLVADFDATAFDVLCHVRPLSPALAATLPAGTITVGLASPASELPTVAALAAAKVTAFALELVPRISRAQSMDALTSQALVAGYRAVLEATIRFPRFFPLYMTAAGTIPPARVLVLGAGVAGLQAIGTAKRLGARVSAYDVRPASADEVTSMGGTFITLDLDAVEGAGGYATELAEDRAVRQRELLAPHVAKADVLITTAAIPGRPAPLLVTREMVAAMPAGSVVVDLAAETGGNVEGVLPGVDQLVPTTAGDGVVTLVGMRDAASAMASDASRLYAKNVANLLALMITDGQVVPDFTDEVVAGACLTADGEVRHAPTAAALEGKN, from the coding sequence GTGAAGGTTGGCATTGGGCGTGAACGCCGCGACGGCGAGAAGCGCGTCGCAGCAACACCGGAGACGGTGACCCAACTCACAGGACTCGGGGTCGACGTCACCGTCGAAGCCGGCGCCGGGCTCGCGTCCGGGTATTCCGACGCCGCCTATGACAAGGCCGGCGCGCACCTCGTGGCAGACTTCGACGCGACAGCGTTCGACGTGCTCTGCCACGTGCGTCCGCTCAGTCCCGCCCTGGCCGCCACGCTACCCGCGGGCACCATCACCGTCGGCCTGGCCTCTCCAGCGTCTGAACTCCCCACCGTGGCCGCGCTGGCCGCCGCGAAGGTCACCGCCTTCGCCCTCGAACTCGTGCCGCGCATCTCCCGGGCCCAGTCGATGGACGCGCTCACCTCACAGGCGCTCGTCGCCGGGTACCGGGCCGTGCTCGAGGCCACCATCCGTTTCCCGCGCTTCTTCCCGCTCTACATGACCGCGGCCGGCACCATCCCGCCCGCCCGGGTGCTCGTGCTCGGCGCCGGCGTTGCCGGACTGCAGGCCATCGGTACCGCCAAGCGGTTGGGCGCGCGGGTCTCCGCCTATGACGTGCGCCCGGCCTCCGCCGACGAGGTCACCTCGATGGGTGGCACCTTCATCACCCTCGACCTGGACGCCGTCGAAGGCGCCGGCGGCTACGCCACCGAGCTGGCCGAAGACCGCGCCGTGCGCCAGCGGGAGCTGCTCGCCCCCCACGTGGCCAAGGCGGATGTGCTCATCACCACTGCCGCGATCCCCGGCCGTCCCGCCCCGCTCCTAGTCACCCGGGAGATGGTCGCGGCGATGCCGGCCGGCTCCGTGGTCGTCGACCTCGCCGCCGAAACCGGCGGCAACGTCGAGGGCGTGCTCCCCGGGGTCGACCAGCTCGTGCCCACCACGGCCGGAGACGGTGTCGTCACCCTCGTCGGCATGCGGGACGCCGCCTCCGCGATGGCCTCGGATGCGTCCAGGCTGTACGCCAAGAACGTCGCCAACCTGCTCGCGCTGATGATCACCGACGGCCAGGTCGTTCCCGACTTCACCGACGAGGTCGTCGCCGGCGCCTGTCTCACCGCCGACGGCGAGGTGCGCCACGCACCGACCGCCGCCGCGCTGGAAGGAAAGAACTGA
- a CDS encoding NAD(P)(+) transhydrogenase (Re/Si-specific) subunit beta has translation MSLLSAEWTALLYLVAAVCFILALKGLSSPKTARRGNLIGAAGATLAVLTVFLSAKLDNIPYIILAIVIGAAIAAPISRRVQMTQMPQLVALFNGVGGGAAALVAMLELGHSDGPWVLVAVVFTMIVGAVSFAGSAITVAKLQELITTRPVVFPGMKWVMSLAAVAAIVVGGVVVATGSTGWALLLLVIGLAVGLLLVLPVGGADVPIVISLLNAFTGLAVAASGVVLDNVLLVVAGTLVGASGTILTRAMASAMGRGVSGIMFGAFRGGSTAGSTVQSDRPVRSSNPEDVAVMLAYAQRVVIVPGYGLAVAQGQHTIAELATTLEARGVEVDFAIHPVAGRMPGHMNVLLAEANVPYESLKEMAEVNPEFKNTDVVLVVGANDVVNPAAKTSPGSPIYGMPILEVEEGRQIVFLKRSMRPGFAGIENELLFDPKTTLLFGDAKDSLTKVLGAVNAL, from the coding sequence ATGAGCCTCCTGTCAGCCGAGTGGACCGCACTGCTCTACCTGGTCGCGGCCGTCTGCTTCATCCTCGCCCTCAAGGGACTGAGCTCACCCAAGACCGCCAGACGGGGCAACCTGATCGGCGCTGCCGGCGCCACCCTCGCCGTGCTCACCGTGTTCCTGTCGGCCAAGCTCGACAACATCCCGTACATCATCCTGGCGATCGTCATCGGTGCCGCGATCGCGGCACCCATCTCCCGCCGGGTGCAGATGACCCAGATGCCCCAACTCGTCGCACTGTTCAACGGCGTCGGCGGCGGCGCTGCCGCGCTCGTGGCGATGCTCGAACTGGGCCACAGCGACGGCCCCTGGGTGCTCGTGGCCGTGGTGTTCACCATGATCGTCGGAGCGGTGTCGTTCGCCGGATCCGCGATCACCGTGGCCAAGCTGCAGGAACTCATCACCACCCGCCCGGTCGTCTTCCCCGGCATGAAATGGGTCATGAGCCTCGCGGCCGTCGCGGCCATCGTCGTCGGCGGCGTTGTCGTCGCCACCGGCTCGACCGGCTGGGCGCTGCTGCTCCTCGTGATCGGACTTGCCGTCGGACTGCTGCTGGTGCTGCCGGTCGGCGGTGCCGACGTGCCCATCGTCATCTCCCTGCTGAACGCCTTCACCGGCCTCGCGGTCGCCGCATCCGGCGTGGTCCTGGACAACGTGCTGCTCGTGGTCGCCGGTACCCTCGTCGGTGCCAGCGGTACGATCCTCACCCGTGCCATGGCCTCCGCAATGGGCCGCGGCGTGAGCGGCATCATGTTCGGCGCCTTCCGCGGCGGCTCGACCGCCGGCTCCACGGTGCAGAGCGACCGCCCGGTGCGCTCCTCCAACCCCGAAGACGTGGCCGTGATGCTCGCCTACGCGCAGCGGGTCGTCATCGTGCCCGGCTATGGTCTGGCCGTGGCCCAGGGCCAGCACACCATCGCCGAGCTCGCCACGACCCTCGAGGCGCGCGGTGTTGAGGTGGACTTCGCGATCCACCCCGTCGCAGGCCGGATGCCGGGGCACATGAACGTGCTCCTCGCCGAGGCCAATGTGCCCTACGAGTCGCTCAAGGAAATGGCCGAGGTCAACCCCGAGTTCAAGAACACCGATGTCGTGCTCGTCGTCGGCGCGAACGATGTGGTCAACCCGGCCGCCAAGACCTCGCCCGGCTCGCCGATCTACGGGATGCCGATCCTCGAGGTTGAGGAAGGCCGCCAGATCGTGTTCCTCAAGCGGTCCATGCGTCCCGGGTTCGCCGGCATCGAGAACGAGCTCCTCTTCGATCCGAAGACCACGCTGCTGTTCGGTGACGCGAAAGACTCACTCACCAAGGTGCTCGGCGCCGTCAACGCGTTATAA
- a CDS encoding HEAT repeat domain-containing protein: MGEAGTPVRSAVAGAGDPLAALSDLCAGSPDAVPAYLGAHSGLPGPRANLPLADAFAATAPVALIWSLAESPDEFLAFCGTEGLGRLVLDPAERTSALAALRRAAGDERWRVREGAARALQLVGDVDPALLHRVVDEWSAVPDAWLARAGVAAICEPRLLHTEGAQTLALRVCDAATALLLSGGEIVQDPARAKEAHRVLRQALGYGWSVAIAASPEAGLAAFRVLAASDDPDARWIVRSNLTKARLRSVLAEHNLWGVLG, from the coding sequence ATGGGTGAGGCAGGTACACCGGTCAGGTCGGCAGTCGCGGGAGCGGGTGACCCTCTGGCCGCGCTGAGCGATCTGTGCGCGGGGTCACCGGATGCGGTGCCCGCCTACCTCGGCGCCCACTCGGGGCTGCCGGGACCGCGGGCCAACCTGCCCCTCGCCGATGCGTTCGCGGCCACAGCCCCGGTCGCACTGATCTGGAGCCTGGCGGAATCGCCGGACGAGTTCCTGGCCTTCTGCGGCACAGAGGGACTTGGGCGGTTGGTTCTGGATCCCGCCGAGCGTACGTCCGCCCTCGCGGCACTCCGCCGGGCGGCCGGCGACGAACGGTGGCGGGTGCGGGAGGGCGCCGCCCGCGCCCTGCAGCTGGTCGGGGATGTCGATCCGGCCCTGCTACACCGCGTGGTCGACGAGTGGTCCGCTGTGCCGGATGCCTGGCTGGCTCGGGCCGGCGTCGCCGCGATCTGCGAGCCGCGCCTGCTGCACACCGAGGGCGCCCAGACGCTGGCCCTGCGCGTCTGCGATGCTGCGACCGCGCTGCTGCTGAGCGGCGGTGAGATCGTGCAGGATCCGGCCCGCGCGAAGGAGGCGCACCGGGTGTTGCGCCAGGCCCTCGGTTACGGCTGGAGCGTGGCGATCGCCGCGAGCCCGGAGGCCGGCCTGGCCGCGTTCCGGGTGCTGGCGGCCTCTGACGACCCCGACGCCCGGTGGATTGTGCGGTCGAACCTCACCAAGGCGCGGTTGCGCTCGGTGCTCGCCGAACACAACCTCTGGGGCGTCCTCGGCTGA
- a CDS encoding NAD(P) transhydrogenase subunit alpha: MDPITLLTVIVLTVFVGFEVVSKVSSTLHTPLMSGANAIHGIILIGAIIVAGQLDDPWLIVVALLAVALATANLVGGFVVTDRMLGMFRGRKPAATPKDTTK, encoded by the coding sequence ATGGATCCGATCACTCTCCTCACGGTCATCGTCTTGACCGTCTTCGTCGGCTTCGAGGTGGTCTCCAAGGTGTCCAGCACCCTGCACACCCCGCTGATGAGCGGCGCCAACGCCATCCACGGCATCATCCTGATCGGCGCGATCATCGTCGCCGGGCAGCTCGATGACCCGTGGCTGATCGTCGTGGCCCTGCTCGCCGTCGCCCTCGCCACCGCCAACCTCGTCGGCGGCTTCGTCGTCACCGACCGGATGCTGGGCATGTTCCGCGGCCGGAAGCCCGCCGCCACCCCGAAGGACACCACCAAATGA
- a CDS encoding DUF308 domain-containing protein, translated as MAHAPAAAVIGTRFWTVPVARAVVALVPAALITFNANHSAQFGLLVFGAFALVSGLVIAGLSWLTVRDARDRTLFVLQGVVGVVAGVLALLLNAGGLGFFLYLVSVWAAVTGMLELFAGIRLRARDRTARNQVARDLLIVGIFTAVLALTFLLLPPHAVVSVGLLGAYLAIVGVYLAIAGVDARRGLASSSTDSDTP; from the coding sequence GTGGCGCATGCCCCGGCAGCAGCCGTCATCGGCACCCGGTTCTGGACCGTTCCCGTGGCGCGCGCCGTCGTGGCGCTGGTGCCCGCGGCCCTGATCACGTTCAACGCCAACCACTCCGCGCAGTTCGGCCTGCTTGTCTTCGGCGCCTTCGCCCTGGTCAGCGGGCTGGTCATCGCCGGGCTCAGCTGGCTCACGGTGCGAGACGCCAGGGACCGCACCCTCTTCGTGCTGCAGGGCGTCGTCGGCGTTGTCGCCGGTGTCCTCGCCCTCCTCCTGAACGCCGGCGGTCTGGGCTTCTTCCTCTACCTCGTCTCGGTGTGGGCGGCCGTCACCGGCATGCTCGAGCTGTTCGCGGGCATCCGGCTGCGTGCCCGCGATCGCACCGCGCGCAACCAGGTCGCCCGCGACCTGCTCATCGTGGGCATTTTCACCGCGGTCCTCGCACTCACGTTCCTGCTCCTCCCGCCGCACGCCGTGGTCTCGGTGGGGCTGCTCGGCGCCTACCTGGCGATCGTCGGCGTCTACCTCGCCATCGCCGGCGTGGATGCGCGACGCGGCCTGGCTTCCTCCTCCACAGATTCGGACACCCCGTGA